In the Aromatoleum bremense genome, one interval contains:
- a CDS encoding PAS domain S-box protein codes for MSQRPDPAPTPRATVLQPAPRRRAPDAPTPAPAKWLAVLPYLTLPLFLAVIAALVWLTRSADRDEQRMTLINDVLWMEQNLQFQLDRNASLLAQIGPELFAHDTQPASTEAKLRQLLRPESGLVRVIWLDAEGRRKGEMPPMSGSHLIGESVGAVPANSVFRLARAIGRRAYGPAYEVADGSHQFEVHVPIYSEDAFIGAAVGIYSLHELIAGELPWWFSERYRVSVLDADGRQIVAKSKVAPLSGDMKYMIPFDPPGHGLSLHITAYRGETRWVPVLLIASIVLLAGIIVWSVWQLRRQLVRRHSAEQALRRESLFRKAMEDSLLTGLRARDLDGRITYVNPAFCKMVGYSPEELIGRLPPMPYWDPDHLERTQEVHDMILSGAAPPEGVELRLRRKNGERLDALIFEAPLIDAAGCHTGWMGSLLDITEQKRARELGRQQEERLQATSRLVTMGEMASTLAHELNQPLAAIASYNTGCLNRLEQATIDRDELRDIHAKLGRQARRAGEIIRRVHDFVRRAEPKREALDFNTVIREAIGLIEADAHKRRMRIETDLAPRLPDIPADPVMIEQVIVNLVRNGMDAMHDNPPDRRTVRVATREEGGQLVVRVADSGRGIDADTARRLFEPFFTTKPEGMGMGLNICRSIAELHHGRLGFESNPDGGTIFILSFPVELS; via the coding sequence ATGAGCCAACGGCCCGACCCCGCGCCGACGCCTCGCGCCACCGTCTTGCAGCCTGCACCTCGCCGGCGCGCGCCCGATGCGCCGACCCCGGCGCCGGCGAAATGGCTCGCCGTGCTGCCGTACCTGACCCTGCCCCTGTTTCTCGCGGTCATCGCCGCGCTGGTATGGCTGACCCGCAGCGCCGACCGGGACGAGCAGCGGATGACGCTGATCAACGACGTGCTGTGGATGGAACAGAACCTCCAGTTCCAGCTCGACCGCAACGCCTCGCTGCTCGCCCAGATCGGCCCCGAACTCTTCGCGCACGACACCCAGCCGGCATCGACCGAGGCGAAGCTGCGCCAGCTGCTGCGCCCCGAGAGCGGGCTCGTGCGCGTGATATGGCTCGACGCCGAAGGCCGCCGGAAAGGCGAGATGCCGCCGATGTCCGGCAGCCACCTGATCGGCGAGAGCGTCGGCGCAGTCCCGGCGAACTCGGTTTTCCGCCTTGCGCGCGCGATCGGCCGGCGCGCCTACGGGCCGGCCTACGAGGTCGCCGACGGCAGCCATCAGTTCGAGGTGCACGTGCCGATCTACTCCGAGGACGCGTTCATCGGCGCAGCGGTCGGGATCTACTCGCTGCACGAACTGATCGCGGGCGAGCTGCCATGGTGGTTCTCCGAGCGCTACCGCGTCAGCGTGCTGGATGCCGATGGCCGGCAGATCGTCGCCAAGTCGAAAGTCGCGCCGCTGTCCGGGGACATGAAATACATGATCCCTTTCGATCCGCCCGGCCACGGGCTGAGCCTGCATATCACCGCCTACCGGGGCGAGACGCGCTGGGTGCCGGTGCTGCTGATCGCGTCGATCGTGCTGCTCGCCGGCATCATCGTGTGGAGCGTGTGGCAGCTGCGCCGCCAGCTGGTGCGCCGCCACAGCGCCGAACAGGCATTGCGCCGCGAGTCGCTGTTCCGCAAGGCGATGGAAGATTCGCTGCTGACCGGGCTGCGCGCCCGCGATCTCGACGGGCGCATCACCTACGTCAACCCAGCGTTCTGCAAGATGGTCGGCTACAGCCCGGAAGAGCTGATCGGCCGCCTGCCGCCGATGCCCTACTGGGACCCCGATCACCTCGAACGCACCCAGGAGGTCCACGACATGATCCTCTCCGGCGCCGCGCCGCCCGAAGGCGTCGAACTGCGCCTGCGCCGCAAGAACGGCGAGCGGCTCGACGCGCTGATCTTCGAAGCGCCGTTGATCGACGCCGCCGGTTGCCATACCGGCTGGATGGGGTCGCTGCTCGACATCACCGAGCAGAAACGCGCGCGCGAGCTCGGGCGCCAGCAGGAAGAGCGGCTGCAGGCGACTTCGCGGCTGGTGACGATGGGCGAAATGGCCTCGACGCTCGCGCACGAGCTGAACCAGCCGCTGGCCGCGATCGCGAGCTACAACACCGGCTGCCTGAACCGGCTCGAGCAGGCGACGATCGATCGCGACGAGTTGCGCGACATCCATGCGAAGCTCGGCCGCCAGGCGCGGCGTGCCGGCGAGATCATCCGCCGCGTGCATGATTTCGTCCGCCGCGCCGAGCCCAAACGCGAAGCGCTCGACTTCAACACGGTGATCCGCGAAGCGATCGGCCTGATCGAAGCCGACGCGCACAAGCGGCGCATGCGCATCGAAACCGACCTGGCGCCGCGCCTGCCAGACATCCCCGCCGATCCGGTGATGATCGAGCAGGTCATTGTCAACCTGGTGCGCAACGGCATGGACGCGATGCACGACAATCCGCCCGACCGGCGCACGGTGCGCGTCGCCACGCGCGAGGAAGGCGGCCAGCTCGTGGTGCGGGTCGCCGATTCCGGCCGCGGCATCGACGCGGACACCGCGCGCCGCCTGTTCGAACCGTTTTTCACGACGAAGCCCGAAGGAATGGGAATGGGCCTGAACATCTGCCGCTCGATCGCCGAACTTCATCATGGCCGCCTGGGTTTCGAAAGCAATCCGGACGGCGGTACCATCTTCATCCTGTCGTTCCCGGTCGAACTCTCATGA
- a CDS encoding TRAP transporter substrate-binding protein, which translates to MKIRALLVGLFAVGLSAAAVAAEPIVIKFSHVVANDTPKGKAAEKFKELADKYTKGAVKVEVYANSTLYKDKEEMEALQLGAVQMLAPSLAKFGPLGVREFEVFDLPYIFDGYDALHKVTTGDVGKELLGKLEKRGIKGLAFWDNGFKSFSANTPIKKPEDLKGKKMRVQSSKVLEEQMRALGAIPQVMAFSEVYQALQTGVVDGTENPHSNLYTQKMHEVQKHMTLTDHGYLGYAVITNKKFWDGLPAETRTQLEQAVKESTEFANKIAKEENDKALEAVRASGKTEVYQPTDAEKMVFKKALVPVHKKMESRIGAETIQSIYKDTGFDPSKL; encoded by the coding sequence ATGAAAATTCGCGCACTTTTGGTTGGCCTGTTTGCCGTCGGCCTGTCCGCCGCGGCGGTTGCCGCCGAACCCATCGTGATCAAGTTCAGCCACGTCGTGGCAAACGACACGCCGAAAGGCAAGGCGGCCGAAAAATTCAAGGAGCTCGCCGACAAATACACCAAAGGGGCGGTGAAGGTCGAAGTCTACGCGAACAGCACGCTTTACAAGGACAAGGAAGAAATGGAGGCGCTGCAGCTCGGTGCGGTGCAGATGCTCGCGCCGTCGCTCGCCAAGTTCGGTCCGCTCGGCGTGCGCGAGTTCGAGGTCTTCGACCTGCCTTACATCTTCGATGGCTACGATGCGCTGCACAAGGTCACGACCGGTGACGTCGGCAAGGAGCTGCTCGGCAAGCTCGAAAAACGCGGCATCAAGGGCCTCGCATTCTGGGACAACGGCTTCAAGTCCTTCTCCGCGAACACCCCGATCAAGAAGCCCGAGGACCTGAAGGGCAAGAAGATGCGCGTGCAGTCGTCGAAGGTGCTCGAGGAGCAGATGCGCGCGCTCGGAGCGATTCCACAGGTGATGGCGTTCTCCGAGGTCTACCAGGCGCTGCAGACGGGCGTCGTCGACGGCACCGAAAACCCGCATTCGAACCTGTACACGCAGAAGATGCATGAAGTGCAGAAGCACATGACGCTGACCGACCACGGCTACCTCGGCTACGCGGTGATCACGAACAAGAAATTCTGGGACGGCCTGCCGGCCGAGACGCGCACCCAGCTCGAACAGGCGGTGAAGGAGTCGACCGAGTTCGCGAACAAGATCGCGAAGGAGGAAAACGACAAGGCGCTCGAAGCGGTGCGCGCGTCGGGCAAGACGGAGGTCTACCAGCCGACCGACGCCGAGAAGATGGTGTTCAAGAAGGCTCTGGTGCCGGTGCACAAGAAGATGGAATCGCGCATCGGTGCCGAGACCATCCAGTCCATCTACAAGGACACCGGGTTCGACCCGTCCAAGCTGTAA
- a CDS encoding TRAP transporter small permease: protein MLKILDHIEEWLITFLMGVATIIIFASVVHRYGSGLAIPGLQDWLLSLHFGWAQELCIIMFVWMAKFGAAYGVRTGIHVGVDVLINRLSAPNRARFVVIGLGAGALFTGIVGTLGLTFVLENGAHYQFLTWFGMDTGDLYEGPTTPDLEWPTWIVYSAIPLGSYLMCFRFLQVMAAFLRTGELPTHDHGHVEGIDEEHLPVDANYYDMDDNLHPHDLKHKQLGKNGNGARGDKQ from the coding sequence ATGCTAAAAATCCTTGACCACATCGAGGAGTGGCTCATCACCTTCCTCATGGGTGTGGCCACGATCATCATCTTCGCATCGGTCGTGCACCGCTACGGTTCCGGGCTGGCGATTCCCGGCCTGCAGGACTGGCTGCTGTCGCTGCATTTCGGCTGGGCGCAGGAGCTGTGCATCATCATGTTCGTCTGGATGGCCAAGTTCGGCGCCGCCTATGGCGTGCGCACCGGCATCCACGTCGGCGTCGACGTGCTGATCAACCGGCTGTCCGCCCCCAACCGCGCCAGGTTCGTCGTCATCGGGCTCGGTGCCGGCGCGCTCTTCACCGGCATCGTCGGCACGCTCGGCCTGACGTTCGTGCTCGAGAACGGCGCCCATTATCAGTTTCTGACGTGGTTCGGCATGGACACCGGCGACCTGTATGAAGGACCGACGACGCCGGACCTCGAATGGCCGACGTGGATCGTGTATTCGGCGATCCCGCTGGGGTCGTACCTGATGTGCTTCCGCTTCCTGCAGGTGATGGCGGCGTTCCTGCGCACCGGCGAGCTGCCAACGCACGACCACGGCCACGTCGAGGGCATCGACGAGGAGCACCTGCCGGTCGACGCGAACTACTACGACATGGACGACAACCTGCACCCGCACGACCTGAAGCATAAACAGCTGGGCAAGAACGGCAACGGTGCCCGGGGAGACAAGCAATGA
- a CDS encoding TRAP transporter large permease codes for MSAAIIFVLLLVLMLTGMPISISLGLTVLTFLFTMTEVPIESVALKLFTGIEKFEIMAIPFFILAGNFLTHGGVARRMINFATAMVGHWYGGLGLGGVVACALFAAVSGSSPATVVAIGAILLPAMVRQGFPNKFGAGVITTSGALGILIPPSIVMVMYSVSTNTSVGSLFMAGVVPGLLLAMFLGFTTWYRARKYDYPRQPKASWGQRLRAFKESAWGLFLIVVVMGGIYSGIFTPTEAAAMSAVYAFFVAVFVYKDLGMKDVPKVLLNSANMSAMLLYIITNAVLFSFLLTHENIPQEMADFMIGTGVGMIGFLIMANILMLIAGNFMEPSSIVLILAPILFPIAIKLGIDPVHFGIIMVVNMEVGMCHPPVGLNLYVASGITKMGITELTVAVWPWLLSMLVFLILVTYVPAISLALPRALGMM; via the coding sequence ATGAGCGCCGCAATCATCTTCGTATTGCTCCTGGTGCTGATGCTCACCGGGATGCCGATCTCGATCTCGCTCGGCCTCACGGTCCTGACCTTCCTATTCACGATGACCGAAGTGCCGATCGAGTCGGTCGCGCTGAAGCTCTTCACCGGCATCGAGAAGTTCGAGATCATGGCGATCCCGTTCTTCATCCTCGCGGGCAACTTCCTGACGCACGGGGGTGTGGCGCGGCGGATGATCAACTTCGCGACCGCGATGGTCGGCCACTGGTACGGCGGTCTGGGTCTTGGCGGCGTCGTCGCGTGCGCGTTGTTCGCCGCGGTATCGGGCTCGAGCCCGGCGACGGTCGTCGCGATCGGCGCGATCCTGCTGCCGGCGATGGTCAGGCAGGGCTTCCCGAACAAGTTCGGCGCCGGCGTGATCACGACTTCGGGCGCGCTCGGCATCCTGATCCCGCCGTCGATCGTCATGGTCATGTACTCGGTGTCGACGAACACTTCGGTCGGCTCGCTGTTCATGGCGGGTGTCGTGCCGGGCCTGCTGCTCGCGATGTTTCTCGGCTTCACGACCTGGTACCGCGCGCGCAAGTACGACTACCCGCGCCAGCCGAAGGCGAGCTGGGGGCAGCGGCTGCGCGCGTTCAAGGAATCCGCGTGGGGTCTGTTCCTGATCGTCGTCGTCATGGGCGGGATCTACTCCGGCATCTTCACGCCGACCGAGGCGGCTGCGATGAGTGCGGTGTATGCGTTCTTCGTCGCGGTGTTCGTCTACAAGGACCTCGGCATGAAGGACGTGCCGAAGGTGCTGCTGAACTCCGCGAACATGAGCGCGATGCTGCTGTACATCATCACCAACGCGGTGCTGTTCTCGTTCCTGCTGACGCATGAAAACATTCCGCAGGAGATGGCGGACTTCATGATCGGCACCGGCGTCGGCATGATCGGCTTCCTGATCATGGCCAACATCCTGATGCTGATCGCCGGCAACTTCATGGAGCCGTCGTCGATCGTGCTGATCCTCGCGCCGATCCTGTTCCCGATCGCGATCAAGCTCGGCATCGACCCGGTGCATTTCGGCATCATCATGGTCGTCAACATGGAAGTCGGCATGTGCCATCCGCCGGTCGGCCTGAATCTTTACGTCGCCAGCGGCATCACGAAGATGGGCATCACCGAGCTGACGGTGGCAGTGTGGCCGTGGCTGCTGTCGATGCTGGTATTCCTGATCCTCGTCACCTACGTCCCGGCCATCTCGCTGGCCCTGCCGCGCGCGCTCGGCATGATGTAG
- a CDS encoding ornithine cyclodeaminase family protein: MAIYLNEAEVGGLLDMPMVLGAVEQVMAAHGRGETIDFPRQRVRLPATMTHLLQGGVPAVNLSGLKVYTSAGGRNRFWVHLFDATSGDPVAVLEADRLGMMRTGAAGGIAAKWLARADARVAGVFGAGWQAQGQILALCAVRPVERIKVFARNPDRLQAFCTQMSLDTGREVVPAASAEDTVRGADVVVTITTSPKPLFDAAWLAPGMHITAAGSNSLARQELSEAAVRRADVICVDSREIALREAGDLMPLLEKGRTQPGRWVELGEVVAGIRPGRTSDAQITLFESQGMAIQDIAVAAQVVARARERGLGTALPY, translated from the coding sequence ATGGCGATATATCTGAATGAAGCCGAAGTCGGCGGCCTCCTCGACATGCCGATGGTGCTCGGCGCGGTCGAGCAGGTCATGGCCGCTCACGGGCGCGGCGAAACGATCGACTTCCCGCGGCAGCGCGTACGTCTGCCGGCGACGATGACACACCTGCTGCAGGGCGGTGTGCCCGCCGTCAACCTCTCCGGGCTGAAGGTCTATACGAGCGCCGGCGGCCGCAACCGGTTCTGGGTGCACCTTTTCGACGCCACCAGCGGCGATCCGGTCGCCGTGCTCGAGGCCGACCGTCTCGGCATGATGCGCACCGGCGCCGCGGGCGGGATCGCCGCGAAATGGCTGGCGCGAGCCGATGCCCGCGTTGCGGGCGTGTTCGGTGCTGGCTGGCAGGCGCAGGGGCAGATCCTCGCGCTGTGCGCGGTACGGCCGGTCGAACGCATAAAAGTGTTCGCGCGCAACCCGGACCGGCTGCAGGCTTTCTGCACGCAGATGAGCCTTGACACCGGCCGCGAGGTGGTGCCGGCGGCGAGCGCCGAGGACACCGTACGCGGCGCCGATGTCGTCGTCACGATCACGACGTCGCCAAAGCCGCTGTTCGACGCCGCGTGGCTCGCCCCGGGCATGCACATCACGGCCGCCGGTTCGAACAGCCTCGCCCGCCAGGAGCTTTCGGAGGCGGCGGTGAGGCGCGCCGACGTGATCTGCGTCGATTCGCGCGAGATCGCGCTGCGCGAGGCGGGCGACCTGATGCCGCTGCTCGAAAAAGGACGCACGCAGCCGGGGCGGTGGGTGGAACTGGGTGAAGTGGTCGCCGGGATCCGCCCGGGACGCACGAGCGACGCCCAGATCACGCTGTTCGAATCGCAGGGCATGGCGATCCAGGATATCGCCGTGGCGGCGCAAGTCGTCGCGCGCGCCCGCGAACGCGGCCTCGGCACCGCGCTGCCCTACTGA
- a CDS encoding FHA domain-containing protein — MPKLILSMDGLVLKEIVLDKPRTTIGRKPSNDVQIDNLAISGQHAVITTILDDAFLEDQNSTNGTYVNGQPIKKHVLRNNDIVELGKYRLKYIVEPAAPAVHAFGYAGTVADGPVFVPPEVAPAAGRAPGAAAPEMPPPPASSPAAGGGAVGVMQLLNGPNAGRELELTKSLTTLGKPGKQVAAITRRVNGYFLTHVEGEEFPRVNGRPLDAQARRLDEHDIVEMAGVKMEFFLRP, encoded by the coding sequence ATGCCGAAGTTGATCCTCAGCATGGACGGGCTGGTCCTCAAGGAAATCGTCCTCGACAAGCCGCGCACGACCATCGGGCGCAAGCCCAGCAATGACGTCCAGATCGACAACCTGGCGATCAGCGGCCAGCACGCCGTGATCACGACGATCCTCGATGACGCCTTCCTCGAGGACCAGAACAGCACCAACGGCACCTACGTGAATGGCCAGCCGATCAAGAAGCATGTGCTGCGCAACAACGACATCGTCGAACTCGGCAAGTACCGCCTCAAGTACATCGTCGAGCCGGCCGCGCCGGCGGTGCACGCGTTCGGCTATGCCGGGACGGTTGCGGACGGGCCGGTATTCGTGCCCCCCGAGGTCGCGCCCGCCGCCGGCCGGGCGCCGGGCGCAGCGGCGCCGGAGATGCCGCCACCTCCGGCTTCGTCGCCCGCCGCGGGCGGTGGCGCGGTGGGTGTCATGCAGCTGCTCAACGGCCCGAATGCGGGGCGGGAACTGGAACTGACCAAGTCGCTGACGACGCTCGGCAAGCCCGGCAAGCAGGTGGCGGCGATCACGCGGCGGGTGAACGGATATTTCCTCACCCACGTCGAGGGCGAAGAGTTCCCGCGCGTCAATGGGCGCCCGCTGGACGCCCAGGCGCGCCGCCTCGACGAACACGACATCGTCGAGATGGCCGGGGTCAAGATGGAGTTTTTCCTGCGCCCCTGA
- a CDS encoding MBL fold metallo-hydrolase, whose amino-acid sequence MKLRILGCSGGIGGRASGTTAFLADDDILVDAGTGVGELELDDLLRIDHVFVTHAHLDHIVSIPLLVDSVGELRDTPLTVYATAETIRILRLHVFNWQIWPDFTTIPDCHRPYLRFHPVEAGRPIRLGARTVTPLPARHSVPTVAYCLDSGEGKLVYTGDTEYSTELITAINALDNVRHLIVETAFLESQHGLALTARHLCPSLLHAMLEELTGAPEVHITHLKPGQCERIMREIAAGAGRLHPVRLEQGTILEF is encoded by the coding sequence ATGAAGCTCAGGATACTTGGCTGCAGCGGCGGAATCGGCGGACGGGCTTCGGGCACGACGGCGTTCCTCGCTGACGACGACATCCTCGTCGATGCGGGCACCGGCGTCGGCGAGCTGGAACTCGACGACTTGCTGCGCATCGATCACGTTTTCGTCACGCACGCGCATCTCGACCATATCGTATCGATTCCGCTGCTCGTCGATTCGGTCGGCGAACTCCGCGACACGCCGCTGACGGTGTACGCCACGGCGGAAACCATCCGCATCCTGCGCCTGCACGTCTTCAACTGGCAGATCTGGCCGGATTTCACCACCATCCCGGACTGCCACCGGCCGTACCTCCGCTTTCATCCCGTCGAGGCCGGCCGCCCCATCCGGCTCGGAGCACGAACAGTCACGCCGCTGCCGGCCCGCCACAGCGTGCCGACGGTCGCCTACTGTCTCGACAGTGGCGAGGGCAAGCTCGTCTATACCGGCGACACCGAGTATTCGACCGAACTGATCACCGCCATCAACGCGCTCGACAACGTGCGCCACCTGATCGTCGAGACCGCTTTCCTCGAAAGCCAGCACGGTCTCGCGCTCACGGCGCGCCATCTGTGTCCCAGCCTGCTGCATGCGATGCTCGAAGAGCTCACCGGGGCGCCCGAGGTCCACATCACCCACCTCAAGCCCGGCCAGTGCGAACGCATCATGCGCGAGATCGCGGCCGGAGCCGGGCGTCTGCATCCGGTGAGGCTCGAGCAGGGCACGATCCTCGAGTTCTGA
- a CDS encoding GspE/PulE family protein, translating to MPMTAAPGRAGKGSDVAGRLAFFKGLQAITTRIDAADDVDRVVLDLSADLCALFDADSLCLFALDEAGTTLVSRVRTGAAPADARLPVEARNIAGYVALSRQPVNIRDVHDQAELRALSPELRFPRSGDERSGYRTRQMLAAPVIDPASGALQGVILLINATQGEKFSSVAKDGLLGLAQALGVAYAQRGRAPAALRSRYDALVVDGRLGAAELEEAVRRAREGGATVDEVLVATRGIALSELGDAASRFFHVPYEPYRQDRVKQLDLLRNIKREYVQQTGWLPLEETPEGVVVLAWDPEQVRASRIAHNVFPKRRLAFCVTTRDEFDRTVDQYFEPSMELGSVSDLLHDLPEDEQDLSVADDVMAAADNELVKLVNKVIIDAYRQGASDIHIEPRPGKDKTHIRFRKDGTLVPYIQVPASYRNPLVTRIKIMCDLDISERRKPQDGKIRFRKFAPLDIELRVATVPTAGGMEDVVMRLLGHSEPIRIEQLGLTEHNLERLRRTIAKPYGLFFVCGPTGSGKTTTLHSILGHLNTPETKIWTAEDPVEITQKGLRQVQVNRKAGLDFATMMRAFLRADPDVIMVGEMRDLETVSVGIEASLTGHLVLSTLHTNSAPESIVRLLDMGMDPFNFGDALLGVLAQRLAKRLCTHCRQAYRADEAEVVQLLDEYCEDMHATPEFRADPLAARAAVFERLRATHADAEGRFTLYRPIGCAECNSGYKGRVGLHELMLASAEIKRMIQERARVAQLLGVALAEGLRTLRQDGIEKVLGGITDMAQVRRVCVR from the coding sequence ATGCCCATGACAGCAGCGCCCGGACGAGCTGGGAAAGGTAGCGACGTCGCCGGTCGTCTCGCGTTTTTCAAAGGCCTGCAGGCGATCACGACACGAATCGACGCGGCCGACGACGTCGATCGCGTCGTCCTCGACCTTTCCGCCGACCTGTGCGCGCTGTTCGACGCTGACAGCCTGTGCTTGTTCGCCCTCGACGAGGCCGGTACGACGCTCGTTTCGCGCGTCAGGACGGGCGCGGCCCCCGCCGACGCACGACTCCCGGTCGAGGCGCGCAACATCGCCGGCTACGTCGCATTGAGCCGGCAACCCGTCAATATCCGCGACGTGCACGACCAGGCCGAACTCCGCGCGCTTTCCCCGGAGCTGCGCTTTCCCCGCAGCGGCGACGAGCGCAGCGGCTACCGCACGCGGCAGATGCTTGCGGCGCCGGTCATCGATCCCGCGAGCGGCGCGCTGCAGGGCGTGATCCTGCTGATCAACGCGACGCAGGGCGAGAAATTTTCAAGCGTCGCGAAGGACGGTCTGCTTGGGCTTGCGCAGGCGCTGGGCGTCGCGTACGCCCAGCGCGGCAGGGCGCCGGCGGCGCTGCGCTCGCGCTACGACGCGCTGGTCGTCGACGGGCGCCTCGGCGCGGCCGAACTCGAAGAGGCGGTACGCCGCGCCCGCGAAGGGGGGGCGACGGTCGATGAGGTGCTCGTCGCGACCCGCGGTATCGCGCTGTCCGAACTGGGCGACGCCGCCTCGCGCTTCTTCCATGTGCCGTACGAGCCTTATCGTCAGGATCGCGTCAAGCAGCTTGACTTGCTGCGCAACATCAAGCGCGAGTACGTGCAGCAGACCGGATGGCTGCCGCTCGAGGAGACGCCCGAAGGCGTCGTCGTGCTCGCATGGGACCCCGAACAGGTCCGCGCGTCGCGCATCGCACACAACGTGTTCCCCAAACGCCGGCTCGCCTTCTGTGTGACGACGCGCGACGAGTTCGACCGCACCGTCGATCAGTATTTCGAGCCCTCGATGGAGCTCGGCTCGGTATCCGACCTGCTGCACGACCTGCCCGAAGACGAGCAGGACCTGTCGGTCGCCGACGACGTCATGGCCGCGGCGGACAACGAACTCGTCAAGCTCGTGAACAAGGTCATCATCGACGCGTACCGGCAGGGCGCGTCGGACATCCATATCGAGCCGCGCCCGGGCAAGGACAAGACGCACATCCGTTTCCGCAAGGACGGCACGCTCGTGCCGTACATCCAGGTGCCTGCGAGCTACCGCAACCCGCTCGTGACGCGCATCAAGATCATGTGCGACCTCGACATCTCGGAGCGGCGCAAGCCGCAGGATGGCAAGATCCGCTTCCGCAAGTTCGCGCCGCTCGACATCGAGCTGCGCGTCGCGACGGTGCCGACCGCCGGCGGCATGGAAGACGTCGTGATGCGCCTGCTCGGCCACAGCGAGCCGATCAGGATCGAACAGCTCGGTCTGACCGAGCACAACCTCGAGCGCCTCAGGCGCACGATCGCCAAGCCCTACGGCCTGTTCTTCGTCTGCGGGCCGACCGGCTCGGGCAAGACGACGACGCTGCACTCGATCCTCGGCCACCTCAACACGCCGGAAACGAAGATCTGGACCGCCGAAGACCCAGTCGAGATCACGCAGAAGGGGCTGCGCCAGGTACAGGTCAACCGCAAGGCCGGCCTCGACTTCGCGACGATGATGCGCGCGTTCCTCCGCGCCGACCCGGATGTCATCATGGTCGGCGAAATGCGCGACCTCGAGACGGTGTCGGTGGGCATCGAAGCGTCGCTGACCGGCCACCTCGTGCTGTCGACGCTGCATACCAACAGCGCGCCGGAATCGATCGTGCGCCTGCTCGACATGGGCATGGACCCGTTCAACTTCGGCGACGCGCTGCTCGGCGTGCTCGCGCAGCGGCTGGCGAAGCGGCTGTGCACCCATTGCCGGCAAGCCTATCGCGCCGACGAGGCCGAAGTCGTGCAACTGCTCGACGAGTACTGCGAAGACATGCACGCGACGCCGGAATTCCGCGCCGATCCGCTCGCCGCCCGCGCCGCGGTGTTCGAGCGGCTGCGCGCGACGCACGCGGATGCCGAAGGCCGCTTCACCCTTTACCGGCCGATTGGCTGCGCCGAGTGCAACTCGGGCTATAAGGGGCGGGTCGGACTGCATGAGCTGATGCTCGCCTCGGCCGAGATCAAGCGGATGATCCAGGAGCGCGCGCGTGTCGCGCAGCTGCTGGGTGTCGCGCTCGCCGAGGGATTGCGCACGCTGCGCCAGGACGGCATCGAGAAAGTGCTCGGCGGCATCACCGACATGGCGCAGGTGCGGCGCGTGTGCGTGCGCTGA
- the rpe gene encoding ribulose-phosphate 3-epimerase: MHRIAPSLLSADFARLGEEVRDVVAAGADWIHFDVMDNHYVPNLTIGPLVCEAIRPHTSTPIDVHLMIKPVDRIVPDFAKAGANMITFHPEASEHIDRTLQLIRDCGCQAGLVFNPATPLHYLDHALDSIDMVLLMSVNPGFGGQRFIPGTLPKLRAAREKLDAYEATSGRRILLQVDGGVKVDNIAQIAAAGADTFVAGSAVFGAGRDADPHRYDSVIAALRAELAKVGA; encoded by the coding sequence ATGCACCGCATTGCCCCCAGCCTGCTCTCGGCGGATTTCGCCCGCCTGGGCGAAGAGGTCCGGGATGTGGTCGCGGCCGGCGCCGACTGGATCCACTTCGACGTCATGGACAACCATTACGTGCCGAACCTCACGATCGGTCCGCTCGTCTGCGAAGCAATCCGGCCGCACACGAGCACGCCGATCGACGTCCACCTGATGATCAAGCCGGTCGACCGCATCGTCCCGGACTTCGCGAAGGCCGGCGCGAACATGATCACTTTCCATCCCGAGGCGTCCGAGCACATCGACCGCACGCTGCAGCTGATCCGCGACTGCGGCTGCCAGGCGGGCCTGGTGTTCAACCCCGCAACGCCGCTGCATTATCTCGACCATGCGCTCGACAGCATCGACATGGTGCTGCTGATGAGCGTCAATCCCGGCTTCGGCGGGCAGAGGTTCATTCCCGGCACGCTGCCGAAACTGCGCGCGGCGCGCGAGAAGCTCGATGCGTACGAGGCCACAAGCGGGCGGCGGATCCTGCTGCAGGTCGACGGCGGCGTGAAGGTCGACAACATCGCGCAGATCGCCGCTGCCGGCGCGGATACCTTCGTTGCCGGCTCGGCCGTGTTCGGCGCCGGCCGCGACGCCGACCCGCACCGCTATGACAGCGTGATCGCCGCGCTACGCGCCGAACTCGCGAAGGTGGGGGCGTGA